GAACGGATAGAAAGCTCCCTACCCTTAGCAATCAGTCATGGAGCTGAATTAGAGAGAACGGCTAGTAGTCCTACTACGTTGATTGATGTAATAATCAACGCTGCCAAGTTGGAAGATAGGGGAATCATCTATGTTTTGGACAACGGAGATGAAATAGAATCTAGCTATCGACAATTATTTGGGCAAGCTAAGCGTCTATTAAAGGGACTGCGAAAAATGGGAATCAAGCCTCAAGATCCAGTGATTTTCCAGTTTCAAAAAAATCAAAACTACGTCCCTATGTTTTGGGCTTGCGTGTTAGGTGGTTATATTACTGTACCGATTGCTACGTCTACCTCGTATGCAGAAAAGAATGCCGATACCACCAAGCTATATAATATTTGGAACATGCTAGATAAGCCAGTCATCATAACTGATGAGGATTTGGTGAAAGAAGTTAACAAGCTATCGGGAGTATGGGAAACAGATGAGTTTGTCATCAGCACTGCTGAGCAATTAATGGAGAATGATGAGGAACAGGAATTCTATGCGTACCAAGAGGAAGATTTCGTCTTATATTTGTTAACATCGGGTAGTACGGGTTTACCTAAATGCGTGCAGCATAGAAATGCCAGTCTGGTCGCACGCACAATGGCTACGGCACAATTTAACCAATTTGATAGCGAAGAGGTTCTGTTATGCTGGATGCCATTAGAGCATGTTGGTGGATTGGTCATGTATCATATCTTAGGCGTTTATTTAGCCTGCCAACAAATTTTACCAAGAGTAGATTCATTTATTTCTCAACCATTGAACTGGTTGCATTGGATGGACAAGTATAAAGCTACATTAACATGGGCTCCGAATTTCGCATTTTCTCTAGTAAATGACCAAGAAAAGGTTATTGAGGAAGGAAGCTGGGATTTATCCAGTGTAAAACACATCTTAAATGGTGGAGAAGCGATTGTTGCTAAAACAGCCAAGCGATTTTTATCCATATTGCGTAAACATCAACTCCGTGACGATTGCATGTATCCCTCTTTTGGAATGTCTGAAACCTCTTCCGGTATCGTATTTTCTAAAACGTTCCGCAGCGAGCCTCAATCTGGCGTTCATTATGTAGATAAAATTTCATTTGAAACCCAACTTCGATTTGTTGATGATACGGAAAAAGAACATATTTGCTTTACGGAGGTAGGAGGACCTATTCCGGGTGTAAGTGTTCGAATCGTTGATGATAGTAATCAGTTGCTACAAGAAAATCATATTGGTAGAGTGCAAGTTACAGGCCCTACGATTATGGCTGGTTATTATCAAAATCAAGAAGCCAATCAGGAAGCTTTTATTGGAGATGGTTGGTTCTTTACAGGGGACTTGGGGTTCCTCAATGAAGGACGATTAACAGTTACGGGTCGTCAAAAAGATATTATTATTATGAATGGTAAAAATTATTATAACTACGAGATAGAATCATTAGTAGAAAGCGTCTATGGAGTTCAATCTACGTTTGTGGCTGCCGCAGCGTTTATTGATACCTCCAAAAGTGTAGAGGAGTTAGCTATCTTCTTTACTCCTATAAATGATATAGATGAAAAATTCTTAGGATTTATCATTACGGAGATTAGACGAACAGTAAGTAGGAATTTAGGCATAACACCGAAGCATATCATTCCGATTCAGAAAGAAACATTTTCCAAAACGGAATCTGGTAAAATTCAACGAAATAAGTTCACTGAGAGACTATATGCTGGCGAATTTGATGACGTTATTAAACAAATAGAGACGCAAAATGAGGATGTGCATCAAACTTTTCCAGAATGGATGTATGTAAGAAAGTGGGAAGAGCGTCCCATTTCAGTGCTAGCCTCCCCGCTTCCTCAAGAGACGTATCTAATTTTTCGAGACAAACTAGGGCTGGGAGATCAATGGTCGTCCTTGTCCCAACACGGTGCTAGCACGATGATTATAGTTGATCAAGGAGAAAGCTTTAAAAAACGCGGACGGTTCCACTACGAAATAAACCAACATGAGCAAAAGGATTATCAGTTATTGTGTGAGGAGCTAAAAAGCGAATCAATAACTATTCATCATGTCCTCCATTTATGGACGTATCAGGAAGACTTGGACAAGGTGAAAAAAGAACTGTCGTATGTAAAAGAAAGTCAATTTTTAGGTAGCTTTAGCCTTATATTCCTGTTACAAGCTTTACATAAACAATTGGGTATGCCAAAAACCTTAACGTTCGTTTCTTCCAATGTATTCTCGTTAGAAAATACCGAAGATTCAGCTTACGAAAAAGCAACGATTCCAGGAATCATCAAGACAATGAAGCACGAATTTCCTAATACGATTGCTAAATTTGTAGATATAGATACCAATCATCGCCCTTATCATCCATTACTAGCACTACAAGCGGAGCAGGGGCTACCGGATGAAGAAAGTGTGGTTATTTATTCGAAAGGGAAACGATTTGTCCCGAAACTGCAACAGGTAAATCTTCAAGAAGCAAACAAAAAACCATTACCATTGGTACAAAAAGGGTTTTATGTAGTTACAGGTGGTCTTGGCGGAGTCGGCAAGCAAATTACTCAATACCTAATTCAACAGTTTGATGCAAATGTTTTACTACTCGGAAAGACCTCGCTTCCTAGCGAAAATAACAAGGATGCTGGTACACAGAATGAACGATATCGAGTACTACAGGAATTAGAGAAGCTGGCTACTCGGAAGGATCAAATTATCTATAAAAGCACTGATTTATCTGATTTAGCGGTAATAGAAAAGGCAGTACATGAGTCAATGCTATGCATGAATGCTCAAAAAGTGGATGGAATTATTCATTTAGCTGGCATTTACTATGAGAAACCACTATTGGAAGAATCTATTGAATCACTGGAGAATATGTTTGAATCCAAAGTAGCTGGAACCTATCTATTGGGGAAACTGGTGGAAAAATATCCAGAAGCTATTCTTGTTACCTCCTCTTCCTCAAGTGGCTTGTTATCAGGCTATGGGGTAGGCGCCTATACTTCAGCCAATATGTTTGTGGAGACATTTACGGATTATTTGGCACAAAAACGTGGTGGAGTACAGTGTTTCGCATGGAGTTTATGGAACGATATCGGTTTGGGGCAACAATTTACAGATATGAAAGATTTATTGATGAGACGAGGGCATCAACCGATTTCTCCACAAAAAGGTCTCTTCTCATTCGAATTAGGTTTGATGCTTGAACATAATATGCTGTATGTGGGGTTAAATAAAGGAGTTTCCGAGATTGCCACGCTATGTTCTGAAGTGATTGAAAAGGAGATAGTAACTACTGTTTATTTCTCCACTACCCATAATCAATTCTCCTTGTCCGAAATGTACAGTACCATCAGAGAGCACACCATTGATGAGAAAGGCGATTACACAAAGCTTATCTTTAGACAGGTCGATCAGCTTCATTCAGATCAGGCTGAGGACCACCTTGTAAATAATAACCGACGAATGGAAGAGGAAATTAAACAGCTATGGTCTGAAATTTTACAGGTAGACCAGATTCAAGCTTTTGATAGTTTCTTTGATTTAGGAGGAAGTTCCTTAAAGGCAACTCAACTACTATCCGCTGTACAGTCACGTTTTGGTGTGACCATTCCACTAAAGGTATTCTTTGAAAATCCTACAATCAAAGGATTAATTCATCGCATGGGGAACGTAGCTGAGAGCAAGAGTAACGTCACGCGAATGTATGAGCCAGCTAAAAAGAGGGAAAAGATCATCGACTTATCTCCATCGCAAAGAGGT
This is a stretch of genomic DNA from Brevibacillus laterosporus DSM 25. It encodes these proteins:
- a CDS encoding SDR family NAD(P)-dependent oxidoreductase, which produces MSIQKQSQIILDMEKGLKGLEYIDEVRVVREEKNKGNRTLHAKDLIPTMMKTDRVKVNTPKSELLRQTERIESSLPLAISHGAELERTASSPTTLIDVIINAAKLEDRGIIYVLDNGDEIESSYRQLFGQAKRLLKGLRKMGIKPQDPVIFQFQKNQNYVPMFWACVLGGYITVPIATSTSYAEKNADTTKLYNIWNMLDKPVIITDEDLVKEVNKLSGVWETDEFVISTAEQLMENDEEQEFYAYQEEDFVLYLLTSGSTGLPKCVQHRNASLVARTMATAQFNQFDSEEVLLCWMPLEHVGGLVMYHILGVYLACQQILPRVDSFISQPLNWLHWMDKYKATLTWAPNFAFSLVNDQEKVIEEGSWDLSSVKHILNGGEAIVAKTAKRFLSILRKHQLRDDCMYPSFGMSETSSGIVFSKTFRSEPQSGVHYVDKISFETQLRFVDDTEKEHICFTEVGGPIPGVSVRIVDDSNQLLQENHIGRVQVTGPTIMAGYYQNQEANQEAFIGDGWFFTGDLGFLNEGRLTVTGRQKDIIIMNGKNYYNYEIESLVESVYGVQSTFVAAAAFIDTSKSVEELAIFFTPINDIDEKFLGFIITEIRRTVSRNLGITPKHIIPIQKETFSKTESGKIQRNKFTERLYAGEFDDVIKQIETQNEDVHQTFPEWMYVRKWEERPISVLASPLPQETYLIFRDKLGLGDQWSSLSQHGASTMIIVDQGESFKKRGRFHYEINQHEQKDYQLLCEELKSESITIHHVLHLWTYQEDLDKVKKELSYVKESQFLGSFSLIFLLQALHKQLGMPKTLTFVSSNVFSLENTEDSAYEKATIPGIIKTMKHEFPNTIAKFVDIDTNHRPYHPLLALQAEQGLPDEESVVIYSKGKRFVPKLQQVNLQEANKKPLPLVQKGFYVVTGGLGGVGKQITQYLIQQFDANVLLLGKTSLPSENNKDAGTQNERYRVLQELEKLATRKDQIIYKSTDLSDLAVIEKAVHESMLCMNAQKVDGIIHLAGIYYEKPLLEESIESLENMFESKVAGTYLLGKLVEKYPEAILVTSSSSSGLLSGYGVGAYTSANMFVETFTDYLAQKRGGVQCFAWSLWNDIGLGQQFTDMKDLLMRRGHQPISPQKGLFSFELGLMLEHNMLYVGLNKGVSEIATLCSEVIEKEIVTTVYFSTTHNQFSLSEMYSTIREHTIDEKGDYTKLIFRQVDQLHSDQAEDHLVNNNRRMEEEIKQLWSEILQVDQIQAFDSFFDLGGSSLKATQLLSAVQSRFGVTIPLKVFFENPTIKGLIHRMGNVAESKSNVTRMYEPAKKREKIIDLSPSQRGQWYLYQTRPDSPFYNITFTLTFEENVNRQSLLKSIQAVIQSQEALRSEIRMIEDDPKLFTHDTYVVGIPIIDLSSYPLEQKEQRLAALIDTEANTPFQIMNESLSRFTLIHVGDNAHILLGSMHHIISDGWSIHVFTKELLRFYKELQENGVVDIKELDYTYANYLLDQKEWLTKENPEYADQLYYWKEILANETAPLSLPIQLSRPAIQSYQGMTIEQIVNQELTENIIVVSKSMKSTPYMFLLSTFAALLFRYSGQETFRLGTVLANRNMPQTEKIIGYLANTVTLSFDFKEELTFDQLLDKVRGMALEAHDNQNVPLETLLRELQVRHTADMAPLFQIVFTMQNAVQHLYQNEQMKTYLDIVSNKTSKYDVSLHVYEEEHQLRLKLEFNTDLFEEETMKTFLGHYLNFLQVITNDKVHTG